Proteins encoded in a region of the Micromonas commoda chromosome 10, complete sequence genome:
- a CDS encoding predicted protein codes for MSAVAAAFSIGAARVVTRGSTRVTHVAKVANLAASHGRGRRDREVAFRNNHHGDSCRGSRIVPVVERFSIVPAASGEEEAIPQDEIDPQAVAPEDYALVVELLDSENGEELKEKVDLIAGNGLLTEGVVKAARVVVEQNEAAGQEQDIIELLRSVYDVLLRKFQELYKPAAKAALEFGSTLMDVFSAEDLELMEQGETPVSIGKVKLMMQEEFDREDGDHVDKMAFAKYLDEVLPIMDMQDDRLRQKLEEAPDDDTQQRLIMVMMSRTKERLKVEALRDIATNL; via the coding sequence ATGtccgccgtagccgccgcgttctctatcggcgccgcgcgcgtcgtgacCCGTGGAAGCACGCGGGTGACGCACGTCGCGAAGGTCGCCAACTTGGCTGCTTCGCAcgggcgcggtcgacgcgatcgggAGGTCGCGTTCCGTAATAATCATCACGGGGATTCGTGTCGGGGCTCACGCATcgtgcccgtcgtcgagagATTCTCGATCgttccggcggcgtccggggaggaggaggcgattCCGCAGGACGAGATCGATCCGCAGGCGGTTGCGCCCGAGGACTACGCCCtggtcgtcgagctcctggaCTCCGAgaacggcgaggagctcaaggagaaggTGGACCTCATCGCGGGGAACGGCCTCTTGACGGAGGGGGTGgtcaaggcggcgcgcgtggtggTGGAGcagaacgaggcggcggggcaGGAGCAGGACATCATCGAGCTCCTCCGTTCCGTCTACGACGTTCTCCTGCGCAAGTTCCAGGAGCTGTACAAGCCagccgcgaaggcggcgctcgagttCGGCAGCACCCTCATGGACGTCTTCTCCGCGGAGGATTTGGAGTTGATGGAGCAAGGGGAGACGCCGGTGAGCATCGGCAAGGTGAAGCTCATGATGCAGGAGGAGTTCGACAGGGAAGACGGCGACCACGTGGATAAGATGGCGTTCGCCAAGTATCTCGACGAGGTCTTGCCCATCATGGACATGCAGGACGATAGGCTGCGGcagaagctcgaggaggcgcccgacgacgacacgcaGCAGCGGCTCATCATGGTCATGATGAGCCGCACGAAGGAGAGGCTCAAGGTCGAGGCGCTCCGAGACATCGCCACGAACCTGTGA
- a CDS encoding predicted protein, translating to MSASRLARCPHRTAIARSDAGGARARSRRVAARARHDDEAEVRGADLAVFDRRRALALSAGLALLDPSPALASSALLSERLERKDLSKPVFNKARPGPQRYPDWLEGTWRCTATFAGFEFPSKTMSKSALIKEPTIPGFQKLSLVYVPDVGTSDVSYDVRFAKFEGIEGVLEDRAFNLKSIVNAYLGKDAVESVEYEPTRDANRTTVNIRPGASPNAERIELFCNARESETRVADRTFFASEASRQVTLGYGKDFGTARVVNTDYQHVWTFTPTAWRSSNGDETNGDETNGDVVSEARVTLSTAGYVQANDALRFTAAPSATGGAPMPSLGGAAGAAFEPAVLYSHVMTLRRL from the coding sequence ATGTCCGCATCGCGTCTCGCGCGATGTCCTCATCGTACCGCGATCGCAcgaagcgacgcgggcggcgctcgcgctcgctcgcgccgcgtcgccgcgcgagctcgccacgATGACGAAGCCGAGGTTCGGGGTGCCGATTTGGCGGTGTTTGACAGGAGGCGGGCTCTCGCACTCTCCGCCGGCTTAGCGCTCTTGGacccgtcccccgcgctcgcctcgtccgcgctcCTCTcagagcgcctcgagcgcaaGGACCTGTCCAAGCCCGTCTTCAACAAGGCCCGGCCCGGTCCCCAGAGGTACCCCGACTGGCTGGAGGGGACGTGGCGCTGCACCGCCACGTTCGCCGGGTTTGAGTTCCCGTCCAAGACGATGAGCAAGAGCGCGCTCATCAAGGAACCGACAATCCCCGGGTTTCAGAAGCTCAGTCTGGTGTACGTACCGGACGTGGGCACGAGCGACGTGTCCTACGACGTTCGGTTCGCCAAGTTCGAGGGCATCGAGGGCGTTCTGGAAGACAGAGCCTTCAACCTCAAGTCAATAGTGAACGCGTACCTGGGGAAGGACGCGGTGGAGTCGGTGGAATACGAACCGACGCGGGACGCGAACAGGACCACGGTCAACATCCGACCGGGCGCGTCCCCAAACGCGGAGCGCATCGAGCTGTTCTGCAACGCGCGAGAGAGCGAGACGCGTGTAGCGGACCGAACCTTCTTCGCGTCTGAGGCTTCCAGGCAGGTGACGCTGGGATACGGCAAAGACTTTGGCACGGCGAGGGTCGTGAACACGGACTACCAGCACGTGTGGACGTTCACGCCCACGGCCTGGCGGTCGTCGAACGGAGACGAAACCAACGGAGACGAAACCAACGGAGACGTGGTgagcgaggcgagggtgACGCTGTCCACCGCGGGATACGTGCAGGCCAACGACGCGCTCAGGTTCACCGCCGCTCCAAGCGCGACCGGCGgggcgccgatgccgagtctgggaggcgcggcgggcgccgcgttcgagcccGCGGTGCTCTACAGCCATGTCATGACGCTCAGGAGGCTGTGA
- a CDS encoding predicted protein, with the protein MGNAPKGGEDTEDMRGAKRLRATEPAPDEAPAATSPKVDSSAPVDSDVHAAVVAELDSMRKREDRLQMSLKMLQQHLSEERARVAELHSRLIGRSIQTDAPPCEHANSAAVLAKAEAAKAGEAEAAKAAGCPFHQGGAAMQTRDHKFAEFQAKFRATSESVVAEVDEHITEQIQQRRNSIRRSSSQLSLQARLEGFKDEPPMALASLKELAMDSVQEGVTIADFSLPDQPLVYANHGFELITGYSIEETVGHNCRFLQGPGTEPEKVEHIRRCINAGLPCTVQLKNYRKNGEEFVNYLSLTPIRTARGRVTHYVGIQSDVTELINTRTAELDALKKATIATAATEAKSKFLAHMSHEIRTPLNGLIAVGQLLEDTNLNRVQRDYVTTIRSSGETLQALISDILDFSRVEADKLVLRHEPFHPQAVIATVMEIVGLHSSRLKLNVGYHVDEGVPESVMGDAMRVQQVLLNTLNNAIKFTEKGDIMIRLYLRKRSDAEAEYQRAMETANNAVEEEKSAGTEQMHQAREWREEQTKRGMQEQQRRLKSVDWLRRSSTSPADDDEPGPASDASDGDDWVLHFYVKDTGIGLNSSNIDSIFKSFQQVDLSPTRKYDGTGLGLAISQRLCEAMGGRMWAESPGLGMGSIFHFCVKCVSLPGANERGGTPALPQVPGGARANPEDAEREAEARRRVRASGADTAKVMSLVRTPSQMTFDAICEGRNLRVLLYDESRMVRQTLAAAMERWGIFVHSCATADDIVSALDGGAEVGGLGRTAGQYDIVVAEKNVAFTKAIRRWAESHGKLKATDEVGGSKATNSDSGGAGFHCPNFVLMTWPNYGSSSDDLNDIGSWGEIGSLEHKLRRKSLNSIDSLARRSDGSVGAQESEEADEDVEEFLSLRNTELLPKPVQHARLQKLLANIAHDIFNPGDTSARKSDVMRPSASSAPVSDSSKDPEVKPKLPKKMRILLAEDHLINMKVACAVLAKCGHKDITIAKDGVEVIEKLALLPSGLDSFDIVLMDLHMPRMGGLECVKQLRSLYPQSKVPIVAVTADAVEESRDKCLKNGFNSWISKPFRIEQLEGLLDEFVPGSSVGTRGRANGA; encoded by the exons ATGGGGAACGCCCcgaagggcggcgaggacacGGAAGAcatgcgcggcgcgaagag GCTGCGAGCGACGGAGCCCGCCCCGGACGAGGCGCCGGctgcgacgtcgccgaaggTGGATTCCAGCGCACCCGTCGACTCGGACGtgcacgccgcggtggtAGCGGAG CTCGATAGCATGCGCAAGCGGGAGGATCGCCTGCAGATGTCGCTCAAGATGCTGCAGCAGCACCTctccgaggagcgcgccaggGTGGCGGAGCTCCACTCGCGGCTCATCGGTCGAAGCATCCAGACTGACGCTCCCCCGTGCGAACACGCCAACTCGGCGGCTGTTCTCGCCAAagcggaggcggccaaggcggggGAGGCTGAGGCCGCGAAGGCGGCCGGCTGCCCCTTCCaccagggcggcgcggcaATGCAGACGCGGGATCATAAGTTTGCGGAGTTCCAGGCTAAGTTTCGGGCCACGTCTGAGTCAGTCGTggccgaggtcgacgagcACATCACGGAACAGATCCAGCAGCGAAGGAACTCCATCCGCCGGTCCAGCTCACAGCTGAGTTTGCAGGCCAGGCTGGAGGGCTTCAAGGACGAGCCCCCGATGGCGCTCGCCTCCTTGAAAGAGCTCGCCATGGACTCGGTGCAGGAGGGCGTCACCATTGCCGATTTCTCGCTCCCCGATCAGCCGCTGGTGTACGCCAACCACGGCTTCGAATTGATCACCGGATACTCCATCGAAGAGACCGTTGGACATAACTGCAGGTTCCTGCAGGGTCCCGGGACGGAGCCTGAGAAGGTGGAGCACATCCGCCGGTGCATCAACGCCGGTCTGCCGTGCACTGTGCAGCTGAAGAATTACCGTAAAAACGGGGAGGAGTTTGTGAATTACCTCTCCTTGACCCCCATCAGAACAGCACGGGGCAGGGTAACGCACTACGTCGGGATCCAGTCAGACGTCACCGAGTTGATCAACACCAGGACGGCTGAGCTGGACGCTTTGAAAAAAGCcacgatcgcgacggcggcgacggaggccaAGTCAAAGTTTCTGGCGCACATGTCGCACGAAATTCGAACGCCCCTCAACGGCCTGATCGCCGTGGGCCAGCTCCTGGAGGACACCAACCTCaaccgcgtccagcgcgattACGTAACCACCATTCGCAGCTCCGGCGAGACCCTGCAGGCGCTCATCTCGGATATTCTCGACTTTTCGAGGGTAGAGGCGGACAAGTTGGTGCTTCGACACGAGCCGTTCCATCCGCAGGCGGTGATCGCGACGGTGATGGAGATTGTCGGTTTGCACTCGTCCAGGCTGAAGCTCAACGTGGGCTACCAcgtggacgagggcgtcCCGGAGAGCGTCATGGGCGACGCCATGCGCGTGCAGCAGGTGCTCTTGAACACGCTGAACAACGCCATCAAGTTCACAGAGAAGGGTGACATCATGATCCGACTCTACCTTCGTAAGAGGTCtgacgcggaggctgagtACCAGCGCGCGATGGAGACCGCAAACAACGccgtggaggaggagaagagcGCCGGGACGGAGCAGATGCATCAGGCGAGGGAGTGGCGCGAGGAGCAGACCAAGCGCGGGATGCAGGAGCAGCAGCGGAGGCTCAAGTCGGTGGATTGGCTTCGAAGATCGTCCACCTCAcccgcggatgacgacgagccTGGtcccgcgtccgacgcgagcgacggcgacgactggGTCCTCCACTTCTACGTCAAGGACACCGGCATCGGTCTCAACTCGTCCAACATCGACTCCATCTTCAAATCCTTCCAGCAGGTGGACctctcgccgacgagaaAATACGACGGCACCGGCCTCGGACTCGCAATCTCGCAGCGGCTCTGCGAGGCGATGGGAGGGCGGATGTGGGCGGAATCGCCGGGGCTGGGCATGGGCAGCATCTTCCACTTTTGCGTCAAGTGCGTCTCCCTCCCCGGTGCGAACGAACGGGGGGGCACGCCCGCGCTGCCGCAggttcccggcggcgcgagggctaaccccgaggatgccgagcgGGAAGccgaggcgaggcggcgagtccgcgcgtcgggcgccgaCACCGCGAAGGTCATGAGCCTCGTCAGGACCCCGTCGCAGATGACCTTCGACGCCATCTGCGAGGGGCGTAACCTGCGGGTGCTCCTCTACGACGAGAGCAGGATGGTGCGGCAGActttggccgcggcgatggagagGTGGGGGATTTTCGTGCACAGCTGTGCAACCGCTGACGAcatcgtctccgcgctggacggcggcgcggaagTGGGCGGACTGGGGCGAACGGCCGGCCAGTacgacatcgtcgtcgccgagaagaaCGTCGCGTTCACTAAGGCGATCAGGCGATGGGCCGAGTCTCACGGCAAGCTCAaggcgacggacgaggtGGGCGGGAGCAAGGCTACGAACAGcgacagcggcggcgccggcttcCACTGCCCGAATTTCGTGTTGATGACCTGGCCCAACTACGGCAGCTCGAGCGACGACCTCAACGACATCGGGAGCTGGGGCGAGATCGGCTCGCTGGAGCACAAGCTCAGACGGAAGAGCCTGAACTCCATCGACAGcctggcgcggcggagcgacggCAGCGTCGGGGCGCAGGagagcgaggaggcggaTGAGGATGTCGAGGAGTTTCTCTCTTTGCGAAACACCGAACTCCTGCCCAAGCCGGTGCAGCACGCGCGCCTGCAGAAGCTCCTCGCGAACATCGCGCACGACATCTTCAACCCGGGCGATACCTCCGCGCGTAAGTCGGATGTCATGCGgccgtccgcctcgtccgctcCCGTCTCGGACTCCTCCAAGGATCCCGAGGTCAAGCCCAAGCTGCCGAAGAAGATGCGAATcctgctcgcggaggatcACCTGATCAACATGAAGGTGGCgtgcgcggtgctcgccaaGTGCGGGCACAAGGATATCACGATCGCGAAGGACGGCGTGGAGGTgatcgagaagctcgcgctgCTTCCCAGCGGACTGGACTCTTTCGATATCGTTCTCATGGACCTTCACATGCCGCGCATGGGCGGACTGGAGTGCGTCAAGCAGCTCAGGAGTTTATACCCGCAGTCGAAGGTTcccatcgtcgcggtcaccgccgacgcggtggaggagagCAGGGATAAGTGCTTGAAAAACGGGTTCAACTCGTGGATCAGCAAGCCGTTCAGGATTGAGCAGCTGGAGGGTCTGCTGGACGAGTTCGTTCCCGGTTCCAGCGTCGGGACTCGGGGCAGGGCCAACGGGGCGTGA
- a CDS encoding predicted protein, with protein PIACRVAWHASGTFDARDGSGGSDGGTMRFEPERSDPANAGLGIVRDMLHEVHKKYPDVSQADIFTLAGALSIEFAGGPHVPHAFGRTDDRDGARCPAHGRLPDAAQGATHLRDVFHRMGMSDRDIVALSGAHTLGRCHFVRSGYDGKWTRSPLRFDNEYFRNLIHYTWKPREWDGKLQYTDVETNELMMLPTDIALKTDPGFRPFAELYAKDQEAFFRDFSAAYSRLLALG; from the coding sequence CCCATCGCGTGCCGCGTGGCGTGGCACGCGTCCGGGACCTTCGACGCCAGGGACGGGTCGGGCGGGTCGGACGGCGGCACGATGAGGTTCGAGCCCGAACGGTCCGAccccgcgaacgcgggcCTCGGCATCGTCCGCGACATGCTCCACGAGGTGCACAAGAAGTACCCGGACGTATCGCAGGCGGACATCTTCACCCTGGCCGGCGCGCTGTCCATCGAATTCGCGGGCGGGCCCCACGTCCCGCACGCGTTCGGCCGGaccgacgatcgcgacggcgccaggTGCCCCGCGCACGGTCGCTtacccgacgccgcgcagggcgcTACCCACCTGAGAGACGTCTTCCACCGCATGGGCATGTCCGACAGggacatcgtcgcgctctccgGCGCGCACACGCTCGGGCGATGCCACTTCGTTCGCTCCGGGTACGACGGCAAGTGGACCCGATCGCCGCTGCGGTTCGACAACGAGTACTTCCGGAACCTCATACATTACACCTGGAAACCCCGCGAATGGGACGGCAAGCTCCAGTACACCGACGTGGAGACAAACGAGCTCATGATGCTGCCGACGGACATCGCGCTCAAGACGGACCCGGGCTTCAGGCCCTTCGCCGAACTCTACGCCAAGGATCAGGAGGCGTTTTTCCGCGACTTTTCCGCGGCGTACTCGCGCCTTCTGGCGCTGGGA
- a CDS encoding predicted protein, protein MTGGPIEVSAGLKRAISVDVTNKDDMLEIMPLGAGSEVGRSCVLASYKNKTVMFDCGVHPGYAGIASLPYFDEVDLSTVDAMLITHFHLDHCAAVPFVVGRTNFKGRILMTHPTKAIFAMLMNDFVKLNKQGDNSEALFGEKDVQECMRRIEVIDFHQEMDIDGVKVTPYRAGHVLGACMFYVDIGGLRVLYTGDYSRTPDRHLPGADLPPIPPHVVIVEATYGVSPHSPREERERRFTDMVHRVLTRGGKVLLPVVALGRAQEVLLILEDYWVKHPELKGVPIYQASALAKRAMTVYQTYINVLNSDMKAAFEESNPFVFNHVNHLANSSGLDDVGPCVVLATPSMLQSGLSRDLFESWCGDSKNGVIICDFAVQGTLAREILSDCKTVTSRTGQELPLRMTVDAISFSAHADYPQTQQFLDALAPPHVVLVHGEAGEMGKLKRALEGKAAADGKKMMVYNPKNCQAVEIMHSQSKTARVMGRLALNPPKEGDRVSGLLVQKDFGHMIIAPEDLHEYTSLKTAKLTQRQKVPTTQKLGELRFALEALFEGIHTGSPEPPGLSVNGGQLTILKRPADKKWGAEHALLQWDADPINDMIADAVLSVILQLEEEPEHLTRAEAAHKDAMKNKDKAGVQAARLRIVAAMLGVQFGEPRAIDEENQVVELRVENADVAVRYGNRDVDCADAAVKARVETALGRIDMAIADSSFSRALPSVSGVSGADPLKGT, encoded by the exons ATGACCGGAGGACCGATCGAGGTTTCCGCCGGCCTCAAGCGTGCCATCAGCGTGGATGTCACCAACAAGGACGACATGCTCGAGATCAtgcccctcggcgcgggctccgAGGTCGGCCGCTCCTGCGTCCTCGCATCCTACAAGAACAAGACCGTGATGTTCGACTGCGGCGTGCACCCCGGGTACGCCGGCATCGCCTCGCTCCCTTACTTCGATGAGGTGGACCTGAGCACCGTGGACGCCATGCTCATCACCCACTTCCACCTCGACcactgcgccgcggtgccgttcgtcgtcgggcggACCAACTTTAAGGGCCGGATCTTGATGACCCACCCGACGAAGGCTATCTTCGCGATGCTCATGAACGACTTCGTCAAGCTGAACAAGCAGGGCGATAACTCCGAGGCGCTCTTCGGCGAGAAGGACGTGCAGGAGTGCATGCGGCGCATCGAGGTCATCGACTTTCACCAGGAGATGGACATCGACGGCGTGAAGGTCACGCCCTACCGAGCCGggcacgtcctcggcgcttGCATGTTCTACGTCGACATCGGCGGCCTTCGCGTGCTCTACACCGGGGACTACTCCCGAACCCCCGACAGGCACCTacccggcgcggacctccCGCCGATTCCGCCGcacgtcgtcatcgtcgaggcCACCTACGGCGTGTcgccgcactcgccgcgggaggagcgAGAGCGCCGGTTCACGGACATGGTCCACCGGGTGCTGACACGCGGGGGTAAGGTGCTCCTGCCGGTCGTCGCCCTGGGCCGCGCGCAGGAGGTGCTGTTGATCCTGGAGGACTACTGGGTCAAGCATCCGGAGCTGAAAGGGGTGCCCATATACcaggcgtcggcgctcgcgaagagGGCGATGACGGTGTATCAGACGTACATCAACGTGCTCAACTCGGACATGAAAGCCGCGTTCGAGGAATCCAACCCGTTTGTGTTCAACCACGTCAACCACCTGGCGAACTCGTCAGggctggacgacgtcgggccGTGCGTGGTACTcgccacgccgtcgatgcTGCAGTCCGGTCTGTCCCGCGACCTGTTCGAGTCGTGGTGCGGCGACTCCAAGAACGGGGTCATCATCTGCGACTTTGCGGTTCAGGGGACGCTGGCCAGGGAGATTCTCAGCGACTGCAAGACGGTGACGAGCAGGACGGGGCAGGAGCTCCCGCTGCGCATGACCGTGGACGCCATATCGTTCAGTGCGCACGCGGATTATCCCCAGACGCAGCAGTTTTTGGAtgccctcgcgccgcctcaCGTCGTCCTGGTGCACGGTGAAGCCGGCGAGATGGGCAAACTCAAGCGCGCTCTGGAGggcaaggctgcggcggacgGTAAGAAGATGATGGTCTACAACCCGAAGAACTGCCAGGCCGTCGAAATCATGCACTCGCAGTCCaagaccgcgcgcgtcatggGTAGGCTGGCGCTCAACCCGCCGAAGGAGGGCGATCGCGTCAGCGGTTTGCTCGTGCAGAAGGACTTTGGCCACATGAtcatcgcgcccgaggaTCTTCACGAGTACACCAGTCTCAAGACGGCGAAGCTCACGCAGAGGCAGAAGGTGCCCACGACGCAGAAGCTCGGGGAGCTGCggttcgcgctcgaggcgctcttCGAGGGGATTCACACC GGTAGCCCGGAGCCCCCGGGCCTCAGCGTCAACGGCGGGCAGCTCACGATCCTCAAGCGCCCCGCGGATAAGAAATGGGGCGCGGAACACGCGCTTCTGCAGTGGGACGCGGATCCTATCAATGACatgatcgccgacgcggtgctctCGGTCATCTTacagctcgaggaggagccggaGCATCTCACccgggcggaggctgcgcacAAGGATGCCATGAAAAACAAGGACAAGGCGGGCGTTCAGGCGGCCCGActccgcatcgtcgccgcgatgctcgGCGTGCAGTTCGGCGAACCCAGGGcgatcgacgaggagaacCAGGTCGTCGAGCTTCGGGTGGAGAACGCGGACGTGGCGGTGCGGTACGGGAACAGGGACGTGGAttgcgccgacgcggcggtgaaggctCGCGTGGAGACGGCGCTGGGGAGAATCGACATGGCCATCGCGGACTCGTCGTTCAGCCGCGCGTTGCCGTCCGTCTCCGGGGTCTCGGGCGCGGACCCGCTCAAGGGTACGTGA
- a CDS encoding predicted protein, whose amino-acid sequence MADQRSAVWTARIRDAKQVLNELRAGTSAASPQRTDQERARFFAMQRRKLQRFEDLIDDLEDLTADGDPTTAEREDRDAAVEAMRAEAKRLADGIKAAAAAAAAAAAAAAAAAANPPESPAGEAAGRANPGGEASASGGGDATDDGTHGNGSLATLGRMADAAKASVAGAVAGAAAGDLGGKIAEKLRVSEVGDKLKDAAGAVGLARRDDGETSTTKGLSSKELLDVQRAQMNAQDETLEKLIPLTEKLNDTAGMICDEVNLQSRMVEDLGRDFRHTQERQKKLRKQGFKLSGQKNEEEKERAEREEAMEELRKQVTLQQVQNSYEQEEEEESGCVVS is encoded by the exons ATGGCGGACCAGCGCAGCGCGGTGTGGACCGCGCGCAttcgcgacgcgaagcaGGTGCTCAACGAGCTACG AGCcggcacgagcgccgcctcgccgcagcGCACGGACCAGGAGCGCGCCAGGTTTTTCGCCATGCAGCGCCGTAAGCTCCAGCGGTTCGAGGACCTAatcgacgacctcgaggatctcaccgccgacggcgatccGACCACCGCGGAACGCGAagatcgcgacgccgcggtcgaggcgatgagagccgaggcgaagcgactcgccgacggcatcaaggccgccgccgcagcagcagccgcagcagccgcagcagccgcagcagccgccgcgaacccgcccgAATCCCCCGCGGGGGAGGCCGCGGGGCGGGCTaatcccggcggcgaggcatCGGcatccggcggcggagacgcgacggacgatgGGACGCATGGCAACgggtcgctcgcgacgtTGGGACGcatggcggacgccgcgaaggcctccgtcgcgggcgccgtcgcgggcgccgccgccggggacctCGGCGGCAAGATCGCGGAGAAGCTTCGGGTGTCGGAGGTTGGGGACAAGCTCAAggacgcggctggcgccgtcggcctcgcgcgaagggacgacggcgagacgtcgacgacgaagggcCTCTCATCcaaggagctcctcgacgtccaaCGCGCGCAGATGAACGCTCAGGACGAGACGCTGGAGAAGCTCATCCCGCTCACCGAGAAGCTGAACGACACCGCGGGGATGATATGCGACGAGGTGAACCTGCAGTCGCGGATGGTCGAGGACCTGGGGCGCGACTTTCGGCACACGCAGGAGCGGCAGAAGAAGCTGCGGAAGCAGGGGTTCAAGCTGAGCGGGCAGaagaacgaggaggagaaggaacgcgcggagcgcgaggaggcgatggaggagcTGAGGAAGCAGGTGACGCTGCAGCAGGTGCAGAACTCGTacgagcaggaggaggaggaggagtcgGGGTGCGTCGTCAGTTGA
- a CDS encoding predicted protein has protein sequence MAGHGSKSWGESATAIEFKGRRGPTIATRGMVASSQTLASEAGLRILRAGGNAFDAAVAVAAALNVCEPTSTGIGGDAFALCYHASSKDVTAVVGGGASPAALTLDLCRQRGHLGTEIAPSTDALCVVVPGACAAWEDVVTRHGKLTLADVLAPAIELAEHGAPIGPVTAELWRRQEHLLRAQGATCMLVDDGNPEDGETRAPHAGEVFANPQLAATFRRVAAHGAKEGFYRGPIAEAIVDAIAQRGGVLTLEDLDAHATRFPAPISQTYRDDVRVWELPPPNHGIAALLALNCLEAALPDAGPPPHCMTWDHASVEAMRIAFADSLEHCGDPEHADAVDAAVTAGELVDKTLAKTDGLRPSPDTVYFCVVDGEGNACSFINSNYDGFGTGIAPEGCGFTLQNRGHNFILREGHVNCVGPRKRPYHTIIPGMATREGTGDLYAAFGVMGGFMQPQGHLQVISHMVDGGLDPQAALDAPRWCIGGVGSEKGSESIIDAPVAVEAGHRSANDLLRRGHVVEHVAGLERTVFGRGQIIARDERGVLWGGSDPRGDGCAIGF, from the exons ATGGCTGGACACGGGTCGAAGTCATGGGGCGAGAGCGCCACGGCGATCGAGTTCaaggggcgacgcggccccACGATCGCCACGCGCGGCATGGTCGCGTCCTCGCAGACCCTCGCCTCCGAGGCGGGCCTCCGCATCCTGCGAGCGGGAGGCAACGCctttgacgccgccgtcgcggtcgccgcggcgctgaacgTGTGCGAACCCACGAGCaccggcatcggcggcgacgccttcgcgctTTGCTACCACGCGTCGTCCAAGGATGTCACCGCggtcgtgggcggcggcgcctcccccgccgcgctcaccctTGACCTCTGTCGACAGCGCGGGCACCTCGGAACCGAGATCGCGCCCTCCACCGACGCGCTGTGCGTCGTggtccccggcgcgtgcgcggcgtgggAGGACGTGGTCACGCGCCACGGCAAGCTCACCCTCGCCGATGTTCTCGCCCCGGccatcgagctcgccgagcacggcgcgccCATCGGCCCGGTCACCGCGGAGCTCTGGCGCAGGCAGGAGCACCTACTCCGAGCACAAGGCGCGACGTGCatgctcgtcgacgacggaaACCCTGAGGACGGAGAAACCCGTGCGCCACACGCGGGCGAGGTGTTCGCCAACCCCCAGCTCGCGGCCACgttccgacgcgtcgcggcgcacggcgccAAGGAAGGGTTCTACCGCGGGcccatcgcggaggcgatcgtggacgcgattgcccaacgcggcggcgtgttgACGCTCGAAGAtctcgacgcgcacgccacgCGATTCCCGGCGCCGATCTCGCAGACGTACAGGGACGACGTGAGGGTGTGGGAGCTCCCACCGCCCAACcacggcatcgccgcgttaCTCGCGCTCAATTgcctggaggcggcgctccccGACGCGGGCCCTCCGCCGCACTGCATGACCTGGGACCACGCGTCGGTGGAAGCTATGCGCATCGCCTTTGCCGATTCGCTGGAGCACTGCGGCGATCCCgagcacgccgacgccgtcgacgcggctgTCACGGCTGGCGAACTCGTCGACAAGAC TTTGGCCAAAACGGACGGACTTCGGCCGAGTCCGGATACGGTTTACTTttgcgtcgtcgacggcgagggcaacGCGTGCTCGTTCATCAACTCGAACTACGACGGGTTCGGGACAGGGATCGCGCCCGAGGGTTGCGGGTTCACGCTTCAGAACCGAGGGCACAACTTCATCCTCCGGGAGGGGCACGTCAACTGCGTGGGTCCGCGCAAGCGCCCGTACCACACCATCATCCCGGGCATGGCCACGCGCGAAGGCACCGGCGACCTTtacgccgcgttcggcgtcaTGGGCGGGTTCATGCAGCCGCAGGGTCACCTGCAGGTCATCTCCCACATGGTCGACGGCGGTTTAGATccgcaggcggcgctggacgcgccgcggtggtgcatcGGCGGTGTCGGTTCCGAGAAGGGATCGGAATCGATAATCGATgcgccggtggcggtggaggcggggCACCGATCGGCCAACGACTTGCTGCGAAGGGGCCACGTCGTGGAGCACGTCGCGGGACTGGAACGCACGGTGTTTGGCCGGGGTCAGATcatcgcgagggacgagcgGGGCGTGCTGTGGGGCGGGAGCGatccgcgcggggacggatGCGCCATCGGTTTCTga